Proteins encoded by one window of Polaribacter haliotis:
- a CDS encoding SixA phosphatase family protein: protein MKKILFLFVFAFGLFTSCTSQETTTYYLIRHSEKDRSDKTNRNPDLSEDGQERATNWADYFEDIDLDAVYSTNYNRTMQTATPTAESKDLEILNYDPRNMFDAEFEKATKGKTVLVVGHSNTTPAFVNKILGEKKHEDLDDNDNASLFIVTISGDKKESIVKKIE from the coding sequence ATGAAAAAAATCTTATTTTTATTTGTATTCGCTTTTGGTTTATTTACTTCTTGTACTTCTCAAGAAACTACGACCTATTATTTAATTCGACATTCAGAAAAAGACAGATCTGATAAAACAAATAGAAATCCAGATTTGAGCGAAGATGGACAAGAAAGAGCTACAAATTGGGCAGATTATTTCGAAGATATCGATTTAGATGCTGTGTATTCTACTAACTACAATAGAACCATGCAAACTGCGACTCCAACTGCAGAAAGTAAAGATTTGGAGATTCTAAACTACGACCCAAGAAACATGTTTGATGCTGAATTTGAAAAAGCAACAAAAGGAAAAACGGTTTTAGTTGTTGGTCATAGCAATACCACTCCTGCTTTTGTAAATAAAATTTTAGGCGAGAAAAAACATGAAGATTTAGATGATAATGACAATGCAAGTTTATTTATTGTTACGATTTCTGGAGATAAAAAAGAAAGCATTGTAAAGAAAATAGAGTAA
- a CDS encoding class I SAM-dependent methyltransferase, giving the protein MSKKQLITNELEDFYNKASEETRLDSGMGFFEFERIKSLIERHISKPKATIIDVGGGTGKYSEWLAEKGHNVHLIEPVEKHIKLAQKRANKSKNKFSVTLGESRNLDVKNEVADLVILHGPLYHLQQKEDRLQTINEAKRVLKKGGHILGFAINSSASTVAGLMQGLVHKKPFLEMCKTELTSGIHNPPKEFPWLLADGFYHKPKQLKKEFTSQNLEIINLFAVEGMIWLDNEYFANMLNPKKKETLLELLKTTELDESVLAFSPHMMLVARK; this is encoded by the coding sequence ATGTCTAAAAAACAACTCATAACAAATGAATTAGAAGATTTTTACAACAAAGCTTCCGAAGAAACACGTTTAGATTCTGGTATGGGTTTTTTTGAATTTGAAAGAATAAAATCTCTAATTGAAAGACATATTTCTAAACCAAAAGCAACAATTATAGATGTTGGTGGAGGCACAGGAAAATATAGTGAATGGTTGGCAGAAAAAGGACACAATGTTCATTTGATAGAGCCTGTTGAAAAACACATAAAATTAGCGCAAAAACGGGCCAATAAATCAAAAAATAAATTCTCTGTAACTTTAGGAGAATCTCGCAATTTAGACGTTAAAAACGAAGTCGCAGATTTGGTTATTTTACATGGACCTTTGTATCATCTTCAACAAAAAGAAGATCGTTTACAAACGATAAACGAAGCAAAAAGAGTTTTAAAAAAAGGTGGACATATTTTAGGTTTCGCCATTAATTCTTCAGCATCTACAGTTGCAGGTTTAATGCAAGGTTTGGTACACAAAAAGCCTTTTTTAGAAATGTGTAAAACCGAATTAACTTCAGGAATTCATAATCCGCCAAAGGAGTTTCCTTGGTTATTAGCAGATGGGTTTTATCACAAACCAAAACAATTAAAAAAGGAATTTACCTCTCAAAATTTAGAAATAATCAACCTTTTTGCAGTTGAAGGAATGATTTGGTTAGACAACGAATATTTCGCGAACATGCTAAATCCAAAGAAAAAAGAAACATTATTAGAACTTTTAAAAACCACAGAATTAGACGAATCTGTTTTGGCTTTTAGTCCACATATGATGTTAGTTGCTAGAAAATAA
- a CDS encoding DUF6503 family protein codes for MRYLSFFLLILFISCKTSEEKLTAQQIIDKTILYAGADKVANSEISFNFRNVNYLAVRNNGTFKLTRTFKKDSSLIKDILTNTDFERLVDNKIVDLETKIASKYTNSVNSVHYFSVLPFGLNDKAVHKKLLKSSTINGKEYYKVEVTFAEDGGGEDFEDVFIYWIGKEDFLIDYLAYSYHTNGGGKRFRVLKEQCVKNGIRFVDYHNYKPLNKEIKLINIDKAFEENKLEKVSEIVLKNIEVTILE; via the coding sequence ATGAGATATTTATCTTTCTTTTTGCTAATCCTTTTTATTTCCTGCAAAACATCCGAAGAAAAATTAACTGCACAACAAATTATAGACAAAACAATTTTATATGCTGGAGCAGATAAAGTTGCAAATTCAGAGATTTCATTTAATTTTAGAAATGTAAATTATTTGGCAGTTAGAAATAATGGAACTTTTAAACTAACAAGAACTTTTAAAAAAGATTCTTCACTAATTAAAGACATTTTAACGAATACAGATTTTGAAAGATTAGTAGATAACAAAATTGTAGATTTAGAAACAAAAATTGCTTCAAAATATACAAATTCTGTAAACTCAGTGCATTATTTTTCGGTTTTACCATTTGGTTTAAATGACAAAGCAGTTCATAAAAAACTACTAAAATCATCAACAATTAATGGAAAAGAATATTATAAAGTAGAAGTTACTTTTGCAGAAGATGGAGGAGGAGAAGATTTCGAAGATGTCTTTATTTATTGGATAGGTAAAGAAGATTTTTTAATAGATTATTTGGCTTACTCTTACCACACAAATGGAGGTGGAAAACGTTTTAGAGTTTTAAAGGAGCAATGTGTAAAAAACGGAATTCGTTTTGTAGATTACCATAATTACAAACCTTTAAATAAGGAGATTAAACTAATAAATATCGATAAAGCATTCGAAGAAAATAAGCTAGAAAAAGTATCTGAAATCGTTTTAAAAAATATCGAAGTTACCATTTTAGAGTAA
- the smpB gene encoding SsrA-binding protein SmpB, whose protein sequence is MVQKNINIKNKKARFEFEILDKYVAGIQLTGTEIKSIRLSQARITESFCEFNERGELFIVNMYIQEYMFGHHFNHKPKSERRLLMHKRELRSLKKDVEAKGNTIVPLRLFINDRGFAKLEIALAKGKQTHDKREVLKDRDNKRDLARIKKSFNS, encoded by the coding sequence ATGGTTCAAAAAAACATCAACATAAAAAATAAAAAAGCACGTTTCGAATTTGAAATTTTAGACAAATATGTTGCTGGAATTCAATTAACTGGAACAGAAATAAAATCGATAAGATTAAGCCAAGCAAGAATTACAGAGAGTTTCTGTGAGTTTAATGAGCGTGGAGAATTGTTTATCGTAAATATGTACATTCAAGAATATATGTTTGGGCATCACTTTAACCACAAACCAAAAAGCGAGCGTAGATTATTAATGCATAAACGTGAATTGCGTAGTTTAAAAAAGGATGTGGAAGCAAAAGGAAATACAATTGTGCCACTTCGTTTGTTTATAAATGATAGAGGTTTTGCAAAACTTGAAATCGCACTCGCGAAAGGAAAACAAACGCACGATAAACGTGAAGTTTTAAAAGATCGTGACAATAAACGTGATTTAGCACGTATTAAAAAGAGCTTTAATTCATAA
- a CDS encoding geranylgeranylglycerol-phosphate geranylgeranyltransferase, with amino-acid sequence MISFLKLIRYKNLLMVLLTMVLTKYALINSFLENTYLTNFDFLLLILSVLLITAGGYIVNDIFDIETDKINKPNKVFINVLIPKKIAWYNYFLFTLSGLFIGFYLSIKNFTEITLCLYFASIIILFLYSKFLKKLPLFGNLAISILITFPIFLVSSISLSLFNNINDQVLINYYNLENTVNIYCFFAFITTLIREIIKDIEDVDGDLKIKAKTLPILFGRKRASKVAFLCSCILLFLLLILSQFIINKAFLLFYGIVLILLPLLYFMFLLWKAEKKKDFSKLSSLMKLIMLFGILSMLLFTIQ; translated from the coding sequence ATGATTTCTTTCTTAAAACTAATTCGTTACAAAAACCTATTGATGGTTTTATTAACGATGGTTTTGACTAAATATGCTTTAATTAACTCATTTTTAGAAAATACATATTTAACTAATTTTGATTTTCTTCTTCTAATTTTATCTGTACTTTTAATAACTGCTGGAGGTTATATAGTTAACGATATTTTTGATATTGAAACAGATAAAATTAATAAGCCCAATAAAGTTTTTATTAATGTTTTAATACCTAAAAAAATAGCTTGGTATAATTATTTTCTATTTACTTTATCTGGCCTATTCATTGGATTTTATTTGTCTATAAAAAATTTTACTGAAATTACTCTATGCCTTTATTTTGCTTCAATAATTATACTTTTTTTATATTCTAAATTTTTAAAAAAGTTACCTCTTTTTGGAAATTTGGCAATTTCCATATTAATAACATTTCCAATATTTTTAGTTAGTTCTATTAGTTTATCTCTTTTTAATAATATTAATGATCAAGTTCTAATTAACTATTATAATTTAGAAAATACTGTAAATATTTATTGCTTTTTCGCTTTTATAACAACACTAATAAGAGAAATCATAAAAGATATCGAAGATGTAGATGGAGATTTAAAAATAAAAGCGAAAACTTTACCTATTTTATTTGGTAGAAAAAGAGCTTCTAAAGTTGCTTTTTTATGTAGTTGCATTTTATTATTTTTACTACTAATTCTCTCACAATTTATAATAAATAAAGCTTTTCTTCTATTCTATGGTATTGTTTTAATTCTCTTACCACTACTCTATTTTATGTTTTTATTATGGAAAGCCGAAAAGAAAAAAGACTTTTCTAAATTGAGTAGTTTAATGAAACTTATTATGCTCTTCGGAATTTTATCAATGTTATTATTTACAATTCAATAA
- a CDS encoding Maf family nucleotide pyrophosphatase, producing the protein MLREKLKNYNVILASKSPRRQQFFKDLDIDFTIQLKEVEEIYPKELKGKEITKFLADLKSKPFTDLSKNDILITSDTIVWLDNKMLGKPKDEAEAFEMLRSLSGKSHEVITSISIKNKSFQEIITDVTTVTFKKLTDEEINYYIKNYKPFDKAGAYGIQEWIGFIAIENLQGSYFNVVGLPVHKLYKVLMSL; encoded by the coding sequence ATGTTAAGAGAAAAACTAAAAAACTATAATGTAATTTTAGCTTCTAAATCGCCAAGAAGACAGCAATTTTTTAAAGATTTAGATATCGATTTTACGATTCAATTAAAAGAAGTCGAAGAAATTTATCCGAAGGAATTAAAAGGAAAAGAAATTACGAAGTTTTTGGCGGATTTAAAATCGAAACCTTTTACAGACTTATCAAAAAATGATATTTTAATAACTTCCGACACTATTGTTTGGTTAGATAACAAAATGTTGGGAAAACCGAAAGACGAAGCAGAAGCATTTGAGATGTTACGAAGTTTATCAGGAAAAAGTCATGAGGTAATTACTTCTATCAGCATAAAAAATAAGAGTTTTCAAGAAATAATTACAGACGTTACTACAGTTACTTTTAAAAAATTAACCGACGAAGAAATTAATTATTACATTAAAAACTACAAACCTTTTGATAAAGCTGGTGCTTATGGAATTCAAGAATGGATAGGTTTTATCGCCATTGAAAACCTACAAGGAAGTTATTTTAACGTAGTTGGTTTGCCTGTACATAAACTCTACAAAGTACTAATGAGTCTATAA
- a CDS encoding transketolase family protein, whose translation MKKYTFTEKKDTRSGFGDGLTELGRTNPNVVALCADLIGSLKMDQFIKENPERFFQIGIAEANMIGIAAGLTVGGKIPFTGTFANFSTGRVYDQIRQSVAYSGKNVKICASHAGVTLGEDGATHQILEDIGLMKMLPGMTVINPCDYNQTKAATIAIADFDGPVYLRFGRPKVPVFMPEDAKFEIGKGIQLTEGTDVTIVATGHLVWESLQAAEKLEAEGISVEVINIHTIKPLDEEIILKSVAKTGCIVTAEEHNKYGGLGESVARCLATNTPTPQEFVATNDTFGESGTPDQLMAKYGLDANAVVKAVKKVISRK comes from the coding sequence ATGAAAAAATACACATTCACAGAAAAAAAAGACACACGTTCTGGTTTTGGAGACGGTTTAACTGAATTAGGTAGAACAAACCCTAACGTAGTTGCTTTATGTGCAGATTTAATTGGTTCTTTAAAAATGGATCAATTTATTAAAGAAAACCCGGAAAGATTTTTCCAAATTGGTATAGCAGAAGCAAACATGATTGGTATTGCTGCTGGTTTAACAGTTGGTGGTAAAATTCCTTTTACAGGAACTTTTGCAAACTTTTCTACTGGACGTGTTTACGATCAAATTCGTCAATCTGTTGCTTATTCTGGAAAAAATGTAAAAATTTGTGCATCTCATGCAGGAGTTACTTTGGGTGAAGATGGTGCAACACACCAAATATTAGAAGATATTGGTTTAATGAAAATGTTACCTGGAATGACAGTTATAAATCCTTGTGATTATAACCAAACTAAAGCTGCAACAATTGCTATTGCAGATTTTGATGGACCAGTTTATTTACGTTTTGGTCGTCCGAAAGTACCAGTATTTATGCCAGAAGATGCTAAATTCGAAATAGGAAAAGGAATACAATTAACTGAAGGAACAGATGTAACTATTGTTGCTACAGGTCATTTAGTTTGGGAGTCTTTACAAGCTGCAGAAAAATTAGAAGCAGAAGGAATTTCTGTGGAAGTAATAAACATACACACCATTAAACCTTTAGACGAAGAAATTATCTTAAAGTCTGTTGCAAAAACAGGTTGTATTGTAACTGCAGAAGAGCATAATAAATATGGTGGTTTAGGTGAAAGTGTTGCAAGATGTTTAGCAACTAACACTCCTACTCCACAAGAATTTGTGGCAACTAACGATACTTTTGGTGAATCTGGAACTCCAGATCAATTAATGGCAAAATATGGTTTAGATGCAAACGCTGTTGTAAAAGCT